One window of Mesorhizobium loti R88b genomic DNA carries:
- a CDS encoding ABC transporter ATP-binding protein has protein sequence MSAGVDLDNVCADFGSFRAVDRVTVHIKPGEFFSFLGPSGCGKTTILRMVSGFIRPSEGKITIGGQDMRDIRPNQRPTALIFQNLALFPLMPVWENIAFGLEVRGVDRKARRDRAEELLRLVDLPGAADKTISQLSGGQKQRVAIARALAVEPKVMLLDEPLSALDLKLRQHMRAELRAIQKRTNVTFIYITHDQGEALAMSDRVGVMSQGRLQQVSVPQDIYNQPVNGFVASFVGENNIFAGKIGNISSNMAQFETSVGTFRATVGPDAGTAHNPKLYVRPEHARLVAKPVNGENAIAVEIADVAFEGNFISIQARDAHGGILVAEARNDGQGSVPSPGEKLHMVFDAERAVILADETPAANAAP, from the coding sequence ATGAGCGCGGGCGTCGATCTCGACAACGTATGTGCGGACTTCGGTTCCTTCCGGGCCGTCGACCGCGTAACCGTTCACATAAAGCCGGGTGAGTTCTTCTCGTTCCTGGGTCCGTCGGGCTGCGGCAAGACGACGATCCTTCGCATGGTCTCCGGATTCATCAGGCCGAGCGAGGGGAAAATCACGATCGGTGGCCAGGACATGCGCGACATCCGCCCGAATCAGCGGCCGACTGCGCTGATCTTCCAGAACCTGGCGCTGTTTCCGTTGATGCCGGTCTGGGAGAACATCGCCTTCGGGCTGGAAGTACGCGGTGTCGACAGGAAGGCGCGGCGCGACAGGGCCGAAGAGCTGCTGCGTCTGGTCGACCTGCCGGGAGCCGCGGACAAGACGATCAGCCAGCTTTCGGGCGGGCAGAAGCAGCGCGTCGCCATCGCGCGTGCGCTTGCCGTCGAGCCGAAGGTGATGCTGCTCGACGAGCCATTGTCAGCGCTCGACCTCAAACTCAGGCAGCACATGCGCGCCGAGCTGCGCGCCATCCAGAAGCGCACCAACGTGACCTTCATCTACATCACCCACGACCAGGGCGAGGCGCTGGCCATGTCCGACCGCGTCGGCGTGATGTCGCAAGGCCGGCTACAGCAAGTGTCCGTGCCTCAGGACATCTACAACCAGCCGGTCAACGGCTTTGTTGCGTCGTTCGTCGGCGAAAACAACATCTTTGCCGGCAAGATCGGCAATATCTCCAGCAACATGGCGCAGTTCGAGACCAGCGTCGGCACGTTCAGGGCGACCGTCGGCCCGGATGCGGGAACTGCCCACAATCCAAAGCTCTATGTCAGGCCCGAGCACGCCAGGCTCGTAGCCAAGCCGGTCAATGGCGAGAACGCGATCGCCGTCGAGATCGCCGATGTCGCCTTCGAGGGCAATTTCATCAGCATCCAGGCCCGTGATGCGCATGGCGGCATTCTCGTGGCCGAGGCCCGCAACGACGGCCAGGGCTCGGTGCCGTCGCCGGGCGAGAAGCTGCACATGGTCTTCGACGCCGAGCGAGCCGTTATTCTGGCCGACGAGACGCCGGCCGCGAACGCCGCGCCATGA